In Gigantopelta aegis isolate Gae_Host chromosome 14, Gae_host_genome, whole genome shotgun sequence, the following proteins share a genomic window:
- the LOC121389443 gene encoding slit homolog 3 protein-like, producing the protein MWLGTLLIPLFFLDTKAAGPFDYNIHEFTGHCDPDGTCRYVLQIPSHEALQNPGVMDNRTASAILKHLERHDHQLLQLLGYFGKSNSSSSATNLLKELKDLTEENKKLNNMVQVLIGDAASLAQKNKYLQSQFDHLNKTLHGKIILAGGDFCASKPCHNKALCQNLNERYVCICLNGYIGNNCETDINECDPNPCQYGKCQDGQGDYTCVCENGFTGKNCSVNIDECANHPCGIGGVCIDGVARYHCLCDPGFSGATCEINVDECASNPCKNGGFCLDDVNSFFCACPPGYTGELCDKDFDECQAANPCLYGTCINQKGNYSCNCTYPEITGKLCDETPESNCWDLKKYQNQTKDSTYSIDSPAGGQILARCDMSTDNGGWLIFLRRYDGAVNFNKTWNEYKYGFGELSGDFWWGNELLHTFTSAKATVMRVDMWDWKANHAYALYDSFLVDDETHNYTIHVGNYSGDAGDPFHFNSNRFSQDNMPFSTYDRDNDPYNDNCARVYSSGFWYNQCWAANPTGKYYNSGSYTTRVHDGVEWWTWQRDRYSLRAITMSFRPKGVA; encoded by the exons ATGTGGCTTGGAACATTACTAATCCCGCTCTTCTTTCTGGACACCAAGGCGGCTGGACCCTTTGACTACAACATCCACGAATTCACGGGCCACTGTGACCCTGACGGAACTTGCAGATATGTTCTACAGATCCCGTCCCACGAGGCCCTGCAGAATCCCGGAGTGATGGACAACCGGACGGCGTCGGCCATCTTGAAACATCTCGAGCGACACGATCACCAACTTCTGCAGCTCCTGGGCTATTTCGGGAAGAGTAACTCCTCGTCGTCTGCGACGAACCTCCTGAAGGAGCTCAAGGATCTGACGGAGGAAAACAAGAAGTTGAACAACATGGTGCAGGTGTTGATAGGAGACGCGGCCTCTCTCGCACAGAAGAACAAGTACCTGCAGTCCCAGTTCGACCACCTCAACAAGACGTTACACGGGAAAATCATACTCGCTGGAGGAG ATTTCTGCGCCTCCAAACCGTGTCACAACAAAGCCCTCTGTCAGAATCTCAACGAACGATACGTCTGCATTTGTCTCAACGGCTACATCGGAAATAACTGCGAGACAG ACATCAACGAGTGTGACCCGAACCCGTGCCAGTACGGAAAGTGCCAGGATGGACAGGGCGACTACACGTGCGTCTGTGAGAACGGATTCACCGGCAAGAACTGCAGCGTCA ATATCGACGAGTGCGCGAACCACCCCTGTGGTATAGGTGGTGTGTGTATCGACGGCGTCGCCAGATACCACTGTCTCTGTGACCCCGGGTTCAGTGGGGCAACCTGCGAAATCA ATGTTGACGAATGTGCAAGTAACCCTTGTAAGAACGGAGGATTCTGTCTCGATGACGTCAACAGTTTCTTCTGCGCATGCCCACCGGGATATACTGGAGAACTGTGCGACAAAG ATTTCGACGAATGCCAAGCTGCCAACCCGTGTCTGTACGGTACGTGTATCAACCAGAAAGGCAACTACAGCTGCAACTGTACCTACCCAGAAATCACCGGCAAGCTGTGTGATGAAA CGCCGGAGAGCAACTGCTGGGATCTGAAGAAGTACCAGAACCAGACGAAGGACAGTACCTACTCGATCGACTCGCCGGCCGGTGGGCAGATCCTCGCCAGGTGTGACATGTCCACCGACAATGGCGGCTGGCTCATCTTCCTCAG GCGGTACGATGGTGCTGTCAACTTCAACAAGACGTGGAACGAGTACAAGTACGGGTTCGGCGAACTGTCGGGGGATTTCTGGTGGGGTAACGAACTCCTACACACCTTCACGTCGGCAAAG GCCACCGTGATGCGGGTTGACATGTGGGACTGGAAGGCTAACCATGCCTACGCCTTGTACGACAGCTTCCTCGTGGACGACGAGACGCACAACTACACCATCCACGTCGGCAACTACAGCGGGGACGCCGGAGATCCCTTCCACTTCAACTC AAACCGGTTCTCCCAAGACAACATGCCCTTCTCCACCTACGACCGCGACAACGACCCCTACAACGACAACTGCGCACGGGTGTATTCAAGCGGTTTCTGGTACAACCAGTGCTGGGCGGCCAACCCGACCGGGAAGTACTACAACTCTGGGTCATACACCACGAGG